The DNA region AACCCATCTTATTGATGAAAGGCAGTCAGCCTTTGTAAAGGATAGAAAGCTGTTGTTTGGGGCTTTGGTTGCTAATGAGGTAGTGGAGGAGGCAAGGAGGACCAACAGGTCTTGTATGGTCTTTAAAGTTGACTTTGAAAAGGCCTATGACTCTGTGTCATGGCAGTTCCTCTTCTATATGTTGAGAAGAATGGGCTTTAATGAGAGATGGATTAGCTGGATCAAGGGGTGCATTACTTCAGCTTCCGTGTCAATCCTTGTTAATGGAAGCCCAACCTCAGAGTTTAAGCCTCAAAGAGGCTTGAGACAAGGGGACCCTTTGGCCCCACTCCTTTTTGACCTGGTTGCTGAAGGTTTGACAGGTTTGATGAGGGAAGCAATCAGCAAAAATTGCTTCCAAAGCTTTCTGGTGGGGAAGAATAAAGTGCCTGTTAATATTCTCCAATATGCCgacgatactattttttttggagaagcttctatggaaaATGTCAAAGCTGTGAAGGCAATGCTTAGATGTTTTGAGATGGTGTCTGGCCTGCGAATCAACTTTGCTAAAAGTCAATTTGGAGCTATAGGGAAATCTGAGGATTGGTGCATATCTGCTGCTGCTTTCTTAAATTGTGCTATGCTCAACTTTCCTTTCTGCTATCTTGGGATTCCTATTGGAGTTAATCCGAGAAGATTGGTGGTGTGGGAGCCTATTATCAGAAAATTTGAGGCTAGACTCAATAAATGGAAACAGAGAAGCATCTCTATGGCTGGCAGAATTACTCTAATTAAAGCTGTCCTCACAGCTCTGCCTTTGTTTTATTTGTCCTTTTTCAGGGCCCCTTCAGCAGTGATTAATAGGCTAACTGCAATCCAAAGGAATTTTCTCTGGGGTGGCAGCTGTGAAGGGAAGAAAATTCCTTGGATAGCTTGGAGTAAAGTCTGTGCCTCTAGAGATATGGGAGGCTTGGGAATTAAAGACATCAAGGCACTTAATAATGCTTTGTTAATTAAATGGAAGTGgctgatgtttaatcaatcagACCAGCTTTGGTGCAggattttattttccaagtataACGGATGGAGAGGCTTGGACCAGGGGCCATCAAAGAAATACTTTTCCCAGTGGTGGTCTGATTTAAGGCTTGTTAACCAGCACCCGGAAATGGAGGATGTCTCCAAGCATTTCTGTTGGAAGGTGGGTAGGGGAGACCAAATTTTTTTCTGGGAAGATTCTTGGGTTGACGGAGGGGCTCCCCTTAAAGAGCAATTTCCAGAGCTTTATCAAATTCCTTCCCAAAGATTTCATGTTGTGGAAGACATGGGGTATTTCTCTGATTATGGCTGGGAATGGAACTTCTCTTGGAGGCGTAATCTGTTCGAAAGTGAGATGGGGGTAGCTTCAACTTTTCTGGACGTTACTGCAGGTATCACAATTCATGCCAACTTGAAAGACACCTGGCTGTGGGGGGCTGAACCTAATGGGATATTCTCTACCAAATCAGCTTACAACCTTATTAAAGCTGAGCAGTTCCCTGAGGCTCAAGTCTTTGGTTATCATCAGCTTTGGGACCTGAAAGTTCCTCCTAAAGCCTTATCCTTTGCTTGGAGGCTGCTGTGGGATAGACTCCCTACTAAGGATAATCTGGTTAGGAGACAAATTCAGCTAGATAATAATCTATGTCCTTTTTGCCAAACTCAACCAGAAACTGCCTCTCATTTATTCTTCACATGTGAGAAAGTGTTGCCTCTGTGGTGGGAATTCTTTTCCTGGGTCAAGCAAGATACAGCTCTTCATTATAGGCCAATGGATAactttcttcaacactcatCTGTAGCTGGAGGAAAAGACACTAATAGAAGATGGAAGATTTGGTGGTTGGCTGCTACAAAGTCAATATGGCACTCCAGGAATGACTTGTTGTTTCACAATCATCCTTTTGACTCCTCTAAGGGTGGGACAAGGACTTCAATGTTCCTTATCATCAATGGTCATCAGCAATGCCTTTAGCCTTTGCTTAAGTTGTTATTGTGTATGGTTGGggtggtgttgtttcctttgtgGGGttttttgtcttatgttctatATCAGGAGATATATCTCCTCTGTTATTTGTAGTACCCCTGGTACtcctttatattaatatattattacttttggcggttcaaaaaaaaaaaaaaaaaaatataaacacaacatACAACAATGGTAAAGGGATGCAACATGCAACATTAATAAAGGGCAGACACAAACCAATGCAGCAAGATCTGCGCCACTTAGGTTTTCACAAGCTTCCATTTTTGCTATGGCACTCAAATCCACAGAGGCATCAACAGCCTTCTTCCTTGCAAGAGCTTTCAATATCAAAACTCGTTCATCTGGGCTTGGAAGTGGAACATAAAGAAGTTTACCAAACCTTCCGGGCCGTAGGACAGCACGATCCATCACCTCAGGCCTGTAAAATGAGAAACTGACTTGAATACAGTGTGATGTGAAGTTAAATAACTAATTAGAGAAAACATATGGTGAACAAAATGTACCTATTTGTAGCACCAATCACAAAAACACCTTTTCGTTGTTCAGCGCCATCTAACTCAACAAGCAACTGCAATTTCATATAACTGTATCATTTATCGATGTTGTTATCAGTTAAAATGGCTATGTTTTTTCATATTCCGAAagactaataaatattttacctGGTTCAATAGTCGTTCAACAACCCAACCACCTTCTTTACCACGTTTGGTTGTCAAAGCATCAATCTGAAAAtggcataaaaataaatttaacactCATTGTATTGACAATACTATGAACACTAATATACCATTCTACAACAAATTGTATGCTGAGAACTTGTTAGAGCCATTCATAGATCAAGGAAATAGATAATACAATAAAATCAGTAACGGTAGTGCAGGATAGTTCcttcaaagaaagaaaattccagacaataatatttttttatatagttcacaaattttaaataaaattggcaTGTCATGGTAAAATATTCAAGTTAACCAACATTATTAAGAAGAAAACCACAAACCTCATCAAAAAAAAGTATGCAAGGCGCACATGTCCTTGCACGGCTAAACATTGTACGAACTGCAAGCTCACTTTCtccaacatatttatttaaaagttcaGGTCCCTAAAAATCCAACAAAAgcaatttaatcatttaaaaatgatttattcaaAACAAGACAATACCAAAACTAATGAGAAAAGGGTGGAGTAAATGACTGACCTTAATATGAATAAAAGTAGCCCCTGCCTCATTGGCAACAGCTTTGGCAATCAGTGTTTTACCACACCCAGGAGGTCCATAAAGCAAAAATCCCGTCTCGAGATCCACCCCAAGCTCCTGAAATAAATGAATTCAAGAACGGTGATCAGCCTGTGATTTACAGCTTACTATACTTTTTGTTGAAATggcaaagaaaaaaacaattgatCAACTTTAAGAAATAGAACATGAAACTTATCAAGAGAATTTAAATATACAGCTACCAAACTATTGAATATTGATCAGAGAATTTGTGGATACTTACAAAGATAAGGAAGGGCATCTAATTGTAAGGTTGATCTAGATTAGTAACTCTTAAACttgagggaaaaaaatatattgataattcTGACCAATCACGTGACTTTGTATTAAGaagaaaattctaaaatttacaCAATTAACACCATGGTAGCCTATTATTCAATCACAACTTCTGTTCAACGGTAAAGGGAGTGACATTATTCTCTTGGTGATGAAATAAAGGGAGATTAAACAAGACCAAACTACTTCTTTGTGTCATGACTTAACTATGTACTATGTAGTACTCAACAACAGCcaacttcatccttataaagaaattttcatattaaagcTTCAGGAACCCAAAAGTGTAGAGCAAAGCTGAGGCGTGCAAACCCTTCAGTTGGTGTGCAGGAAGAACACCACTATATAAGCACAAGTTTTTTGTAGGGGGAAGGGGGGAGGAGAACTCCAGTCAACAACCAAGTTCAAGAATCAAATTCAAAGAGACACATTATGATAAGAACCGTGGGAAAACTCTGCCACAAAGCTAACTGTTTTAGTAGGAGAACCCAAGGCCTTATAAACATCATATTAGAATCCCACACTTCTAACGCAAGACTCAAGTCTCATACCTTGCAATTGGATCCAAACATTATTAGATTTAGAGCTACTCAAAACTATTGCCCTAGAACAGAGATGCAGGCAATATAGACTCAATCATACATGCACATAAATTTCAGCAAGAGATTTGGGTAGTGTGAAAAACTAAACCATTTCTAAGAAATCAAGATAGAAGGAAAAtagaaaggaaataaaatttaacagaaATGCAATATTAAAAAGTTTAGTATTTAAAGATTACCTCATAATCTTCAGGATATTTTATACGTCTTACAATGTAACGTTCAAACTCCTTTCTTAAAAGATCAAGCCCTCCAACGTCGTCCCATTTTACATTAGGAATGGAAGAGAACCCTTCTCTTCTTAATGAAGGTTGCACCTTATTAGCTGCTTCCTGCATACATGCACAGATAAATATAATGATTATAAAATGTTCAAGGAAAATATTACACAGGTTAtagagagaaaaatcattagCAAGAAGAAGAGCTAGAGAATAAGATATCTTCCCAAACATAGGATATTAAAAACTGGGCTTAAAAATAGTTGTGGTGATATCTGACACAAACCTAGAGAATTCTGGCAGATtacaaataatcataataagtataaaaaagtaaacaagGACACAAATCTAAAGCACCTCGAAATCGGACATTTTGATGGCAAGCTTGTTTATTTCTTCAACCGACCAAGGTTCCCTCCACCAGTCTTCAGCATGCTCACTCGTGAGATCTTGAGATAATTCACGTTTCCTTTCATCAATTATTCTCTTCATAGCAAGATTACCAGCCTTGTCAACCAGAGCCGCCAAATCAGCACCAACGAATCCTGATGTAGCCCTGGCTATTTTCCGTAGATCAAATAAACCCTCAAGTCTAAGATCGCAAGTGAGCACAGAAAGGATCTCCTCCCTGGCAGATTCATCGGGATTGCCAATGATAATCTCACGATCAAACCGGCCGGGCCTTCTTAGGGCAGGGTCAACAGCATCAGGCCTATTAGTAGCTCCAATTACAAGAACATAGCCAGGATGATGATCATCACCAGAACTCTCCACATCATCCGCTGGTTGAAGAAGCCTATTTGATTGATCCATGCAAGTCATTAATTGCGTCACAATACGTTTCTCCATCTCACGCTGCAAATTCTCTCTTTTAGATGCAATTGCATCAATCTCGTCAATAAAGACAATAGCAGGCGCAGACCTGTACGCTTTAGCAAAAAGCTCTCTAATATTTTCTTCAGATGCACCTAATCACGAAAAGACACAAATACTTCAGAGATTACATCCAAATCATCTTATGGTAGTAtagtaataaaaacaataaatctaAACAATCAAACAAAGCACAAACACTCTGCATCATCTAAAACTCCATTAAAAAGGGTTATTACTTACTATACTGTTATGCACTTTAGGTTCGAACTAATCCAAAAGACAAGTAAAAATTCATGTCCAATCAAGTGTTTAGCCTAATACCTGAAACTCCAGAAACCACCTCAGTAGCTGAAATCTGATAGAAAGGAAGACCAGTCTCATGAGCTATGGCATGAGCAAGTTTAGTCTTCCCACAGCCAGGTGGTCCAT from Glycine soja cultivar W05 chromosome 8, ASM419377v2, whole genome shotgun sequence includes:
- the LOC114422255 gene encoding cell division control protein 48 homolog C produces the protein MGRRNGGRSLQETLRRRLESCKSKYSTAEEFANHLRSTYPDYHRTKHQTLIRFVQEALHSTAKLNHTPTPKHCDGDDDDDEEGEAQSASRKRRKKIDGSEERLQRMEALHVRSKVQRSSSSSSASESDDEDEEETVSTSEDAIYGEKVEPEFDLMKTMLRKSYTPKKVAAEEKNVELEVGNSSKDTLVNEERKEVKGSSSGSVSNRKDGPRFKDLGGMKEVLEELKMEVIVPLFHPQLPRQLGVRPMAGILLHGPPGCGKTKLAHAIAHETGLPFYQISATEVVSGVSGASEENIRELFAKAYRSAPAIVFIDEIDAIASKRENLQREMEKRIVTQLMTCMDQSNRLLQPADDVESSGDDHHPGYVLVIGATNRPDAVDPALRRPGRFDREIIIGNPDESAREEILSVLTCDLRLEGLFDLRKIARATSGFVGADLAALVDKAGNLAMKRIIDERKRELSQDLTSEHAEDWWREPWSVEEINKLAIKMSDFEEAANKVQPSLRREGFSSIPNVKWDDVGGLDLLRKEFERYIVRRIKYPEDYEELGVDLETGFLLYGPPGCGKTLIAKAVANEAGATFIHIKGPELLNKYVGESELAVRTMFSRARTCAPCILFFDEIDALTTKRGKEGGWVVERLLNQLLVELDGAEQRKGVFVIGATNRPEVMDRAVLRPGRFGKLLYVPLPSPDERVLILKALARKKAVDASVDLSAIAKMEACENLSGADLAALMNEAAMAALEERLTSIETTCDTLTIKRTIKRHHFEVALSKVSPSVSDRQKQYYQHLSEGFKAA